The following coding sequences lie in one Heyndrickxia oleronia genomic window:
- the icmF gene encoding fused isobutyryl-CoA mutase/GTPase IcmF produces the protein MSTVEIYKPKHSVRFVTASSLFDGHDASINIMRRIIQSSGAEVIHLGHNRSVEEVVNAAIQEDVQGIAISSYQGGHVEYFKYMYDLLQEKDASHIRIYGGGGGVIIPREIKELHDYGIAWIFSPDDGRKFGLQGMINIMLKECDHPTIEGNINDEVTKLKEGNVRSIAKMITLAENQVGIKDEVASAAEMAFQEIKTLNSNAPVIGITGTGGAGKSSLTDELIRRFLNEIPEKKVAILSIDPTKQKTGGALLGDRIRMNAIFDSRVYMRSLATRGSRSELSLAIRDAINVVKAAGYDLIIVETSGIGQGDAEIAEISDISMYVMTSEFGAPSQLEKIDMIDYADLIVINKFERKGSEDAKSQVQKQYQRSHLLFDQELGNMPVYGTIASQFNDPGTNALFAALIEKVNEKMGTDWEVSFSKNAKVEKQNVIIPNSRRYYLREISETVRNYHKNAEKQVQLARKLFQLEGAIQAVTDKKANEEVLNSLQTIKDEIYENLTNESKRIIQTWEQTKEKYTSKQFVTKIRDKEIITELTTKSLSGLDIPKVALPKYEDYGEILRWVYKENVPGSFPYTAGVFPFKREGEDPKRQFAGEGTPERTNRRFHYLSENDPAKRLSTAFDSVTLYGEDPDYRPDIYGKVGESGVSICTLDDMKKLYAGFDLCHPSTSVSMTINGPAPIILAMYMNTAIDQQVQLKEKELGRVLSVEEFTQVKEQTLQVVRGTVQADILKEDQGQNTCIFSTEFALRMMGDIQQYFIDHKVRNYYSVSISGYHIAEAGANPISQLAFTLANGFTYVEYYLSRGMDINDFAPNLSFFFSNGLDPEYSVIGRVARRIWATVMRDKYGANERSQKLKYHIQTSGRSLHAQEIDFNDIRTTLQALMALHDNCNSLHTNAYDEAITTPTEESVRRAMAIQMIITKEHGLTKNENPLQGSFIIEELTDLVEEAVLAEFDRLNDRGGVLGAMETQYQRGKIQEESMFYEMKKHSGELPIIGVNTYLNPNPPSEEEMNSIELARATKEEKESQILHLNQFKERNSDNIEQALLRLKETAVSGGNIFAELMETVKVASLGQITKALYEVGGQYRRNM, from the coding sequence TTGAGTACGGTCGAAATTTATAAGCCTAAACACTCTGTGCGCTTTGTTACTGCATCTAGCTTATTTGATGGACATGATGCGTCGATTAATATTATGAGAAGGATTATACAATCAAGTGGTGCTGAGGTGATACATCTTGGCCATAATCGTTCGGTTGAAGAGGTAGTCAATGCGGCCATACAGGAGGATGTACAGGGGATTGCGATATCATCCTATCAAGGTGGACATGTTGAATATTTTAAATATATGTACGATCTTCTTCAGGAAAAAGATGCTTCCCATATACGTATTTATGGCGGTGGTGGCGGTGTTATTATCCCGAGAGAAATAAAGGAGCTCCATGATTATGGGATCGCCTGGATTTTCTCTCCTGATGATGGTCGAAAGTTTGGTCTTCAAGGAATGATTAATATTATGCTAAAAGAATGTGATCATCCAACAATTGAGGGGAATATTAATGATGAGGTGACCAAACTAAAAGAAGGAAATGTTAGATCCATAGCTAAGATGATTACACTTGCAGAGAATCAAGTAGGGATAAAAGATGAAGTCGCATCAGCGGCTGAAATGGCTTTTCAGGAGATCAAAACGTTGAATTCAAATGCACCGGTCATTGGTATTACTGGTACAGGGGGAGCTGGGAAAAGTTCTTTAACTGATGAGTTAATTCGTCGATTTTTGAATGAAATACCCGAAAAGAAGGTTGCTATATTATCTATTGACCCTACAAAGCAAAAAACTGGTGGAGCACTTTTAGGGGATCGAATTCGGATGAATGCCATCTTTGATTCACGTGTGTATATGAGAAGCTTAGCAACAAGGGGATCGAGATCAGAGCTAAGCTTAGCAATCCGTGATGCAATTAATGTAGTAAAGGCTGCAGGGTATGATTTAATCATCGTTGAAACGAGTGGTATTGGTCAAGGGGATGCAGAAATTGCAGAGATTAGTGATATTTCGATGTATGTCATGACTAGTGAGTTTGGGGCTCCATCTCAGCTAGAGAAAATTGACATGATTGATTACGCTGATCTTATTGTGATTAACAAGTTTGAACGGAAGGGCTCAGAAGACGCAAAGAGTCAAGTACAAAAGCAATATCAACGCAGTCATCTATTATTTGATCAAGAACTTGGGAATATGCCCGTTTATGGTACAATTGCAAGTCAATTTAATGACCCAGGTACGAATGCGTTGTTTGCTGCATTGATTGAAAAGGTTAATGAGAAGATGGGAACCGATTGGGAGGTTTCTTTTTCAAAAAATGCTAAAGTTGAAAAGCAAAATGTCATTATACCAAATAGTCGTCGCTATTATTTACGTGAAATATCAGAAACAGTAAGAAATTATCACAAAAATGCTGAAAAACAGGTTCAATTAGCAAGAAAGCTTTTCCAATTAGAAGGTGCAATTCAGGCAGTAACCGATAAAAAAGCAAATGAAGAGGTACTAAATTCGCTACAAACTATTAAAGATGAGATCTATGAAAACCTTACTAACGAATCAAAACGTATCATCCAAACGTGGGAACAGACTAAGGAAAAATATACTTCCAAGCAATTTGTAACAAAAATTCGTGACAAAGAAATTATTACTGAGTTAACAACTAAGAGTTTGTCAGGATTAGATATACCAAAGGTTGCCTTACCGAAATACGAGGATTATGGAGAAATTCTTCGTTGGGTTTATAAAGAAAATGTTCCTGGTTCATTTCCTTATACAGCTGGGGTTTTCCCTTTTAAACGAGAAGGTGAGGATCCGAAACGTCAATTTGCTGGTGAAGGAACACCAGAAAGAACAAATCGGCGCTTCCATTACTTGTCTGAGAATGATCCTGCCAAGCGATTAAGTACAGCCTTTGATTCCGTCACTCTTTATGGTGAGGATCCCGATTATCGCCCTGACATTTATGGAAAGGTTGGAGAATCTGGTGTAAGTATTTGTACATTGGATGATATGAAGAAACTATATGCAGGTTTTGATTTATGTCACCCATCAACATCAGTTTCAATGACTATCAATGGTCCTGCACCTATTATTTTAGCAATGTATATGAATACTGCCATCGATCAACAAGTGCAGTTAAAGGAAAAAGAGCTTGGTAGAGTGCTATCTGTAGAAGAATTTACACAGGTGAAAGAACAGACTTTACAAGTGGTAAGAGGAACGGTTCAAGCAGATATTTTGAAAGAGGATCAAGGTCAGAATACATGCATCTTCTCAACGGAATTCGCATTACGAATGATGGGAGATATACAGCAATATTTTATTGATCATAAAGTACGCAATTATTACTCAGTGTCCATATCTGGCTACCATATAGCAGAAGCAGGTGCTAACCCAATATCCCAATTAGCCTTTACGTTAGCAAATGGCTTCACATATGTTGAATACTATTTAAGTCGTGGAATGGATATTAACGATTTCGCACCTAATCTATCCTTCTTCTTTTCTAATGGTTTAGATCCGGAATATAGTGTTATTGGTCGTGTGGCACGTCGGATTTGGGCTACAGTCATGAGGGATAAATATGGAGCGAATGAAAGAAGTCAAAAGTTAAAATATCATATTCAAACTTCTGGGCGTTCGCTGCATGCGCAGGAAATTGATTTTAATGATATACGAACTACATTACAAGCATTAATGGCTCTACATGATAATTGTAACTCCCTTCATACGAATGCATATGATGAAGCGATAACAACGCCGACTGAGGAATCAGTAAGAAGAGCAATGGCTATTCAAATGATTATTACGAAGGAACACGGATTAACGAAAAATGAAAATCCGTTACAAGGATCATTTATCATTGAAGAATTAACCGATTTAGTTGAGGAGGCAGTCCTTGCTGAATTTGATCGCTTAAATGATCGCGGTGGGGTACTAGGTGCAATGGAAACGCAATATCAACGTGGAAAAATCCAAGAGGAGTCCATGTTTTATGAAATGAAAAAGCATAGTGGAGAATTACCTATTATTGGTGTGAATACGTATTTAAATCCAAACCCACCTTCAGAAGAGGAAATGAATAGCATTGAACTAGCCCGTGCAACAAAGGAAGAGAAGGAATCGCAAATCCTGCATTTAAACCAATTTAAGGAAAGAAATTCTGATAATATTGAGCAAGCATTGCTGAGATTGAAAGAAACAGCTGTAAGTGGTGGAAATATATTTGCTGAATTAATGGAAACAGTTAAAGTGGCAAGTCTTGGCCAGATTACAAAAGCCCTATATGAAGTAGGAGGGCAATATCGCAGAAATATGTAA
- a CDS encoding TetR/AcrR family transcriptional regulator: MIVNKKRKVHASVKDERLINMRRTQMIRGAVALFKEKGYHRTTTREIAQAAGFSIGTLYEYIRTKEDILYLVCDSIYDQVRDRLQGMDVEKGTLESLKLGIAYYFKIMDEMQDEVLVMYQEAKSLSKDALPYVLKKEMEMVGMFETLIRRCIENGEWMMDDPHIDLLAHNIFVQGQMWGFRRWALRKKYSLEEYIELQTNLLLKGISGF, from the coding sequence ATGATTGTGAATAAGAAAAGAAAAGTGCATGCTTCTGTGAAGGATGAACGGTTGATCAATATGCGTAGGACGCAAATGATTCGAGGTGCAGTGGCTCTTTTTAAGGAAAAGGGGTATCACCGCACAACTACAAGGGAGATTGCTCAGGCAGCGGGTTTTAGTATCGGTACATTGTATGAGTATATCCGAACGAAGGAAGATATTCTTTATCTTGTCTGTGATAGTATATATGACCAAGTACGTGATCGCTTACAGGGGATGGATGTAGAAAAGGGGACTCTTGAAAGTCTAAAGCTTGGGATTGCTTATTATTTCAAGATTATGGACGAAATGCAAGATGAAGTGTTAGTCATGTACCAGGAGGCAAAGTCCTTATCCAAAGATGCTCTACCATATGTTCTGAAAAAAGAGATGGAAATGGTAGGAATGTTTGAAACATTGATCCGTCGTTGTATTGAAAATGGTGAATGGATGATGGATGATCCTCATATCGATTTATTAGCACATAATATTTTTGTTCAGGGACAGATGTGGGGATTTAGAAGGTGGGCTCTTAGAAAGAAATATTCTCTTGAAGAGTATATCGAACTACAAACGAATCTACTTTTAAAAGGAATTAGTGGTTTTTAA
- a CDS encoding acetyl-CoA C-acetyltransferase, with protein sequence MTKTVIVSGARTPFGKFGGVLSTFSASELGGMVIKEALTRANIEPKTVGEVILGSVLQGGQGQLPSRQAARNAGIPWETKTETINKVCASGMRSVTLADQLIRLGEEEIIVAGGMESMSNSPYFLPKARWGLKMGDTALKDMMTHDGLTCSFTGVHMGTYGNNTAEEFEITREEQDHWALRSHRRAIQAMEDGKFAEEIVPVLVPQRKGDPITVTKDEAPRGDTTFEKLSALPSVFDKDGTITAGNAPGVNDGACAMVLMSEEKAKSSGVEPLAYILGHTAIAVEAKDFPQTPGLVINELLKKTGRALDEIDLFEINEAFAAVSLASSKIAGLDPEKVNVNGGAIALGHPIGASGARIILTLIYELKRRGGGIGIAAICSGGGQGDAIMVEVRGN encoded by the coding sequence ATGACAAAAACAGTCATTGTTAGTGGGGCAAGAACACCGTTTGGGAAATTTGGAGGAGTGTTGAGCACTTTTTCAGCATCAGAGTTAGGTGGAATGGTGATTAAAGAGGCTTTGACCCGTGCAAATATTGAACCCAAGACAGTTGGGGAAGTGATTCTTGGCTCTGTACTGCAAGGTGGTCAAGGTCAATTGCCTTCAAGGCAGGCTGCTCGAAATGCTGGTATTCCTTGGGAAACGAAAACTGAAACAATCAATAAAGTTTGTGCTTCTGGAATGAGAAGTGTAACACTAGCAGATCAACTGATTCGTTTAGGTGAAGAAGAAATTATTGTCGCTGGTGGAATGGAATCAATGTCAAATTCTCCTTATTTTCTACCTAAGGCTCGTTGGGGTTTAAAAATGGGTGATACTGCTTTGAAAGATATGATGACACATGATGGTCTAACCTGTTCATTCACAGGGGTACACATGGGAACCTATGGAAATAATACTGCAGAAGAATTTGAGATTACTAGAGAAGAACAAGATCACTGGGCATTACGGAGCCATAGAAGGGCCATTCAAGCAATGGAGGATGGAAAATTTGCTGAAGAAATTGTACCAGTATTAGTACCCCAGAGGAAAGGAGATCCAATTACTGTTACGAAGGATGAGGCACCAAGAGGTGATACAACATTCGAAAAGCTTTCTGCACTGCCGTCAGTTTTTGATAAGGATGGAACAATTACAGCAGGAAATGCTCCAGGTGTTAATGATGGTGCTTGTGCCATGGTCTTGATGAGTGAGGAAAAGGCGAAATCATCAGGAGTTGAACCATTGGCATATATACTTGGGCATACAGCTATTGCGGTTGAAGCAAAAGACTTCCCGCAAACTCCTGGACTTGTCATTAATGAATTATTAAAGAAAACAGGGCGTGCTTTAGATGAAATAGATTTGTTTGAAATCAATGAAGCTTTTGCAGCTGTATCCCTTGCTAGCAGTAAGATCGCAGGATTAGATCCAGAGAAGGTTAATGTAAATGGTGGAGCGATTGCACTTGGCCATCCTATTGGAGCGAGTGGGGCTCGAATTATTTTGACCTTAATTTATGAATTGAAGCGACGTGGTGGAGGCATTGGGATTGCAGCAATATGTTCGGGTGGTGGTCAAGGGGATGCCATCATGGTTGAAGTGAGAGGAAATTAG
- a CDS encoding CTP synthase, translating to MTKYIFVTGGVVSSLGKGIIAASLGRLLKNRGLKVTTQKFDPYINVDPGTMSPYQHGEVFVTDDGAETDLDLGHYERFIDINVTKYSSVTTGKVYSEVLRKERRGEYLGGTVQVIPHITNEIKSRVFRAGEVTDSDVVITEIGGTVGDIESLPFLEAIRQIKSDVGRDNVMYIHCTLVPYIKVAGEMKTKPTQHSVKELRSLGIQPNIIVVRTEMPISQDMKDKIALFCDIDEKSVIESRDADTLYSIPLSLRDQNLDQIVCDHLKLQCHEPDMTEWMGLVEKVRNLSKVTKIALVGKYVELPDAYLSVVEALKHAGYAYDSDIDINWINAENVTEENVKDLLMDADGILVPGGFGDRGVEGKILAIQYARENKVPFLGICLGMQLASVEYARNVLGLKGAHSSELDPNTPYPIIDLLPEQKEIEDLGGTLRLGLYPCKIEKGSKAFDVYQNDMIEERHRHRYEFNNEYREQMEAAGFVFSGTSPDGRLVEVIEIEDHPWFVAAQFHPEFTSRPTRPQPLFRGFIESALNNK from the coding sequence GTGACAAAATACATTTTTGTAACTGGTGGAGTTGTATCTTCACTTGGAAAAGGAATTATCGCAGCATCCTTAGGGAGATTATTAAAAAACCGAGGATTAAAAGTAACTACACAAAAGTTCGATCCTTATATCAATGTGGATCCTGGAACAATGAGTCCATATCAACATGGTGAGGTTTTTGTAACAGATGATGGTGCTGAAACGGATTTAGATTTAGGTCACTATGAACGTTTTATTGATATTAACGTAACTAAATACAGTAGTGTGACAACAGGTAAAGTGTATTCGGAAGTTCTTAGAAAAGAGAGACGTGGTGAGTATCTTGGTGGTACCGTTCAAGTTATCCCACATATTACAAATGAAATTAAAAGTAGGGTATTCCGTGCAGGTGAAGTGACTGATTCTGACGTAGTCATTACGGAAATAGGTGGAACTGTCGGGGATATCGAGTCTTTACCGTTTCTAGAAGCCATTCGCCAAATTAAAAGTGATGTTGGGCGTGACAATGTTATGTACATCCATTGTACACTTGTGCCATACATTAAAGTTGCTGGCGAAATGAAGACTAAACCAACGCAGCATAGCGTAAAAGAATTACGAAGCCTAGGAATTCAACCAAATATTATTGTTGTTCGTACAGAAATGCCAATATCTCAGGATATGAAGGATAAAATTGCACTGTTCTGTGATATTGATGAAAAGTCCGTTATCGAGTCAAGAGATGCAGATACATTATATTCCATTCCATTATCCTTAAGAGATCAAAATCTTGATCAAATTGTTTGTGATCATTTAAAACTTCAATGCCATGAACCTGATATGACAGAATGGATGGGCTTAGTTGAAAAGGTACGAAACTTATCTAAAGTCACAAAGATCGCTTTAGTAGGGAAGTATGTTGAATTACCTGATGCCTATCTTTCTGTTGTCGAAGCACTAAAACATGCAGGCTATGCATATGATTCAGATATTGATATTAATTGGATCAATGCTGAGAATGTTACAGAGGAAAATGTGAAAGATCTTCTAATGGATGCAGATGGTATTTTAGTACCTGGTGGATTTGGAGATCGTGGTGTTGAAGGTAAAATTCTTGCTATACAATATGCTCGAGAAAACAAGGTACCTTTCCTTGGAATTTGTCTAGGTATGCAGTTGGCATCTGTTGAATATGCTCGAAATGTTCTTGGACTTAAAGGAGCACATTCTTCTGAATTAGATCCTAATACTCCGTATCCAATTATCGATCTTCTTCCTGAGCAAAAGGAAATTGAAGATTTAGGTGGTACATTACGCTTAGGTTTATACCCATGTAAAATTGAAAAGGGATCAAAAGCATTTGATGTATATCAAAATGACATGATTGAAGAACGCCATCGTCATCGTTATGAATTTAATAATGAGTATCGCGAACAAATGGAAGCAGCTGGATTTGTTTTCTCTGGTACAAGCCCAGACGGAAGACTTGTCGAAGTGATTGAAATTGAGGATCATCCTTGGTTTGTTGCTGCACAATTCCATCCAGAATTTACATCAAGACCTACTCGTCCACAACCACTATTCCGTGGATTTATTGAATCAGCTTTAAATAATAAATAA
- a CDS encoding acyl-CoA dehydrogenase — translation MNLLFSEEHEMMRKMVRDFAETEITPYIDKMEAGMFPKEVLKKMAEIGLMGITIPEKYGGAGMDFTSYIIAIHELSRVSATIGVILSVHSSVGTNPILYFGTEEQKQKYIPKLASGEYLGAFCLTEPSAGSDAANQKTKATRKNDHYIINGSKVFITNGGEADTYIIFAVTNPEAGKEGISAFIVEKDTPGLIIGKDEHKMGLRGSRTVQLTFEDMKVPTENLLGNEGQGFKIAMANLDVGRIGIAAQSLGIAEAALEKSVEYSKQRVQFGKPIAAQQGVGFKLADIATQVEAAKLLVYRSANLQTEGFPCKSEASMAKLFSSRTAVETTTEAIQIFGGYGYTEDYPVERYFRDAKITEIYEGTSEIQKLVISKQL, via the coding sequence ATGAATCTACTATTCAGCGAAGAGCATGAAATGATGCGTAAAATGGTTCGCGACTTTGCAGAAACGGAAATTACTCCGTATATAGACAAAATGGAGGCGGGGATGTTTCCTAAGGAAGTACTTAAAAAAATGGCAGAAATAGGATTAATGGGCATAACCATTCCCGAGAAATATGGTGGGGCAGGGATGGATTTCACATCGTATATTATTGCCATTCACGAGCTATCAAGAGTGAGTGCAACGATTGGTGTTATTTTATCTGTTCACAGTTCAGTAGGAACCAATCCTATTCTGTATTTTGGAACTGAGGAACAAAAACAAAAATATATTCCGAAGCTGGCATCGGGTGAATACTTAGGTGCATTTTGTTTGACTGAGCCGAGTGCTGGTTCCGATGCAGCAAATCAAAAAACCAAGGCGACTAGAAAGAATGATCATTATATCATAAATGGGTCAAAGGTGTTTATTACCAATGGTGGTGAAGCAGATACATATATTATATTTGCTGTGACAAACCCAGAGGCTGGAAAAGAAGGTATTTCTGCTTTTATTGTTGAAAAGGATACGCCAGGATTAATCATAGGAAAAGATGAACATAAGATGGGGCTACGTGGATCTCGGACAGTTCAACTAACGTTTGAAGATATGAAGGTACCTACTGAAAACCTTTTAGGTAATGAAGGGCAAGGATTCAAAATTGCTATGGCAAATCTGGATGTTGGCAGGATAGGTATAGCCGCTCAAAGCTTAGGGATAGCCGAAGCTGCATTAGAAAAATCAGTGGAATACTCGAAACAACGGGTACAATTTGGAAAACCAATCGCTGCTCAGCAAGGTGTTGGTTTTAAACTTGCAGATATAGCAACTCAAGTTGAGGCTGCAAAGCTATTAGTTTATCGTTCTGCCAATTTACAAACAGAGGGGTTTCCTTGTAAGTCAGAAGCATCGATGGCTAAACTTTTTTCCTCACGCACTGCAGTTGAAACGACAACTGAAGCCATTCAAATATTTGGAGGATACGGATACACAGAAGATTATCCTGTAGAAAGATATTTTCGAGATGCAAAAATAACGGAAATCTATGAAGGTACTAGTGAAATACAGAAATTAGTGATTAGTAAGCAGCTATAA
- the rpoE gene encoding DNA-directed RNA polymerase subunit delta yields MRNLSLQQLSKEDLREMSLIELAHQYLEESKQAISFSDLVDELAKLLDLSTEEIKARMVQFYTDLNIDGRFISLGENRWGLRTWYPYDQIDEEVTAPTKSKKKKAKKVVDEDEDDLLEDDDLDYDDLDDFEDEDDLLDEDEDEIDEDDFEDLDDEEDDDEVFEDDDLIGEDEYDLDEDDDEELDVEEEEEDK; encoded by the coding sequence GTGCGAAATTTGAGTTTACAGCAATTATCAAAAGAAGATTTACGTGAGATGTCTCTTATCGAGTTAGCGCATCAATATCTAGAAGAAAGTAAACAAGCAATCTCATTTTCTGATTTAGTAGATGAATTAGCAAAGCTTCTAGATCTATCTACAGAAGAAATAAAAGCAAGAATGGTGCAATTTTACACAGATCTAAATATTGATGGCCGTTTTATTAGTCTTGGTGAAAATAGATGGGGGCTACGTACGTGGTATCCTTATGATCAAATTGATGAGGAAGTAACTGCACCTACTAAGTCCAAGAAGAAAAAGGCGAAAAAGGTCGTTGATGAAGACGAAGATGATTTATTAGAAGATGACGATCTTGATTATGATGACCTTGATGACTTTGAAGACGAAGATGATCTACTTGATGAAGATGAAGATGAAATTGATGAAGACGATTTCGAGGATCTTGATGATGAAGAAGATGATGATGAAGTCTTTGAAGACGATGATTTAATCGGTGAAGATGAGTATGATCTAGACGAAGATGATGATGAAGAACTAGATGTGGAAGAGGAAGAAGAGGATAAATAA
- a CDS encoding 3-hydroxybutyryl-CoA dehydrogenase, which translates to MEIKSVMIIGAGQMGSGIAQVCAQAGYTVYLNDLKEEFIEKGMAVISKNLTRQVDKGRITEEEKNDILSKFIHSTTLQDSQNVDIVIEAAVENMEIKSKIFKELDIYAPAHAILASNTSSLPITEIAAATNRPEKVIGMHFMNPVPVMKLVEIIRGLATADEVYQAVEDMTKTLKKVPVEVNDFPGFVSNRVLMPMINEAIFTLYEGVATKEAIDEVMKLGMNHPMGPLTLADFIGLDTCLYIMETLHEGFGDDKYRPCPLLRKYVKAGWLGKKSGRGFYTYE; encoded by the coding sequence ATGGAAATTAAGTCAGTAATGATAATTGGCGCTGGGCAAATGGGATCAGGAATTGCTCAAGTTTGTGCTCAAGCAGGATATACTGTGTATTTAAATGATTTAAAAGAGGAATTTATTGAAAAAGGAATGGCAGTCATTTCAAAAAATTTAACGAGGCAAGTGGATAAAGGACGAATCACAGAAGAAGAAAAGAATGATATCCTCTCGAAATTTATTCACTCAACAACACTACAGGATTCGCAAAATGTAGATATTGTTATTGAAGCTGCTGTAGAAAATATGGAGATAAAAAGTAAAATTTTTAAAGAATTAGACATTTATGCTCCTGCACACGCAATTTTAGCCTCTAATACTTCTTCATTGCCGATTACAGAGATTGCAGCTGCAACCAATCGACCAGAGAAAGTGATTGGAATGCATTTTATGAATCCGGTGCCTGTAATGAAACTTGTTGAGATCATTCGTGGATTGGCAACTGCTGATGAAGTTTATCAGGCAGTAGAGGACATGACGAAGACTTTGAAAAAGGTTCCTGTAGAAGTGAATGATTTTCCAGGTTTCGTTTCGAACCGCGTATTAATGCCAATGATTAATGAAGCCATTTTTACTTTGTATGAAGGAGTGGCAACAAAGGAAGCAATTGATGAGGTGATGAAACTCGGGATGAATCACCCGATGGGACCGCTAACTTTGGCTGACTTTATTGGTTTAGATACGTGCTTGTATATTATGGAAACTTTACATGAAGGTTTTGGGGATGATAAATACCGCCCATGCCCATTACTAAGAAAATATGTAAAGGCAGGATGGCTTGGCAAGAAATCCGGTAGGGGATTTTACACCTACGAATAG
- a CDS encoding acyl-CoA dehydrogenase has product MNFKLSEEHEMIRKMVRDFAENEVAPTAAERDEEERFDREIFDKMAELGLTGIPWPEEYGGIGSDYLAYCIAVEELSRVCASTGVTLSAHTSLAGWPIYKFGSEEQKQKYLRPMAQGEKIGGYGLTEPGSGSDAGGMQTTARLEGDHYVLNGSKIFITNGGIADIYVVFALTDPASKQKGTSAFIIEKDFPGFSVGKKEKKLGIRSSPTTEIIFEECKVPKENLLGEEGQGFKIAMMTLDGGRNGIAAQAVGIAQGALDASVAYARERQQFGKPIVANQGIAFKLADMATSIEASRLLTYQAAWLESNGLPYGKESAMSKLLAGDTAMKVTTEAVQIFGGYGYTKDYPVERYMRDAKITQIYEGTQEIQRLVISRMLTK; this is encoded by the coding sequence ATGAATTTCAAACTATCGGAAGAGCATGAAATGATTCGTAAAATGGTTCGGGACTTTGCTGAAAATGAGGTGGCTCCAACAGCTGCAGAGCGTGATGAAGAAGAACGTTTTGATCGTGAAATCTTTGATAAGATGGCTGAATTAGGGCTTACAGGGATTCCTTGGCCGGAGGAATATGGCGGAATTGGTAGTGATTATTTGGCTTATTGCATAGCGGTGGAAGAATTATCAAGAGTATGTGCTTCGACAGGTGTCACTTTATCTGCTCATACGTCGCTTGCTGGATGGCCCATATATAAATTTGGATCAGAGGAGCAAAAACAAAAATACTTACGACCGATGGCACAAGGGGAAAAGATTGGTGGTTATGGCTTAACAGAGCCAGGTTCTGGATCTGATGCTGGAGGAATGCAAACCACTGCTCGATTAGAAGGGGATCATTACGTTTTAAACGGATCAAAGATATTTATTACAAATGGTGGTATAGCTGATATTTATGTAGTGTTTGCTTTAACTGATCCAGCAAGCAAACAAAAAGGAACTAGTGCTTTTATTATTGAAAAGGATTTTCCAGGTTTCTCTGTGGGGAAAAAGGAGAAAAAGCTTGGGATTCGTTCCTCACCAACTACAGAAATTATTTTTGAAGAATGTAAAGTCCCTAAAGAAAATTTACTAGGTGAAGAGGGGCAAGGATTTAAAATTGCAATGATGACACTCGATGGTGGAAGAAATGGGATAGCCGCTCAAGCCGTTGGCATTGCGCAAGGTGCTCTTGATGCATCTGTAGCCTATGCAAGAGAGCGTCAGCAGTTTGGAAAACCTATTGTGGCAAATCAGGGGATTGCATTTAAATTAGCAGATATGGCGACAAGCATCGAAGCTTCTCGACTATTGACATACCAAGCTGCATGGTTAGAATCAAATGGCCTTCCATATGGAAAAGAATCGGCGATGTCTAAGCTCTTAGCAGGTGATACAGCAATGAAGGTTACGACAGAAGCTGTGCAAATCTTTGGAGGGTATGGTTACACCAAGGATTACCCTGTCGAAAGATATATGCGCGATGCTAAAATCACTCAAATCTATGAAGGTACACAAGAAATTCAACGTCTAGTCATCTCTAGAATGCTCACTAAATAA